One segment of Halomonas sp. TD01 DNA contains the following:
- a CDS encoding bifunctional protein-serine/threonine kinase/phosphatase encodes MAHAQLLISYGQAFVAPNRRLHRSSMSVRLPDAPLLKVKGGCAVISDSISRNTMAKQAGDLSVRGFLADYYSTPDHWDTKTSATRVLRALNSWCYSQSQHVKEGSFVSSLSAMVFREREAHLFHMGDTLVFRLRGAEFEQLTRDHVTDVGGYRYPSRALGMDGSVDIDYTHLPLKQGDFFVFTTQGVRGTLMPSDYVRLIRQNASDLDAACECLASEAKQRAQDRGYGGDQFCFQLLRIDELPEESEDHPGLIYGDLPIPPELTPGERFDGLEVLSVLSRNAQSRVYRVRDVYSEREMVMKAPSPELSLRNAYLEHFLLQQWVVERVNSPFVVKVMESSRPRRYLYYLMQHVEGETLRQWAERHPQASLVQRLDIANQLGKAVQALHHRDIIHQQITPDNVLIDSHGKLVLADFSACHMREVDGHRHSGELLRQIGFNEHTAPEYALGDSVGRRSDQYSLASTVYWLLTGALPYKLTPNRLRSHTDLEELSYRSARATNPEISPELDDALRRALDPQRALRFRRLSEFLHALRVPLGRASSREEPRQESRRFWQGVAGILLLLLVLSWLLR; translated from the coding sequence TTGGCGCACGCCCAGTTACTAATTAGTTATGGCCAAGCCTTTGTGGCCCCCAATAGGCGTCTACACCGTAGCTCAATGTCGGTGCGGTTGCCTGATGCGCCGCTGTTGAAAGTAAAAGGGGGCTGTGCGGTTATTAGTGACTCGATTTCTCGTAACACCATGGCCAAGCAGGCAGGTGATTTAAGTGTTCGTGGTTTTTTAGCTGACTATTATTCAACGCCTGATCACTGGGACACGAAAACGTCGGCCACCCGCGTACTGCGTGCCCTTAACAGCTGGTGCTATAGCCAAAGCCAACATGTCAAAGAAGGAAGTTTCGTTTCTTCGCTATCAGCGATGGTCTTTCGGGAACGCGAAGCGCACCTTTTTCATATGGGAGATACGTTAGTTTTCCGGTTGCGAGGCGCTGAGTTCGAACAGCTAACCCGCGATCATGTCACCGATGTCGGCGGCTATCGCTACCCATCGCGCGCCTTGGGCATGGATGGTAGCGTCGATATTGACTATACCCATCTGCCGCTTAAGCAGGGCGACTTTTTCGTTTTTACTACCCAGGGCGTGCGTGGCACCTTAATGCCATCAGATTACGTTCGTCTTATCCGCCAAAATGCCAGTGACCTAGACGCTGCCTGTGAGTGTCTGGCAAGCGAAGCAAAGCAGCGCGCGCAAGACAGAGGATACGGAGGTGATCAATTTTGCTTCCAACTGCTACGTATCGATGAGCTGCCGGAAGAGTCTGAAGACCACCCAGGGCTTATTTATGGTGACCTGCCTATACCACCTGAGCTGACGCCAGGAGAGCGGTTTGATGGGCTTGAGGTGCTGTCGGTATTATCACGCAATGCGCAGTCTAGAGTTTATCGCGTCCGTGATGTGTATTCAGAGCGTGAAATGGTGATGAAAGCACCTAGCCCAGAGCTCTCTCTGCGTAATGCTTACCTAGAACATTTTTTACTGCAGCAGTGGGTGGTGGAGCGCGTTAATTCACCCTTTGTTGTCAAAGTGATGGAGTCGTCACGGCCACGCCGTTACCTCTACTATTTAATGCAGCACGTTGAAGGTGAAACTCTTCGGCAGTGGGCAGAGAGGCATCCGCAAGCCAGCTTAGTGCAGCGCCTGGATATCGCCAATCAGCTGGGTAAAGCGGTTCAAGCGTTACATCATCGCGATATCATTCATCAGCAGATTACCCCTGATAATGTGCTGATCGACTCCCACGGTAAACTCGTGTTAGCGGATTTCAGCGCTTGCCATATGCGCGAGGTGGATGGGCATCGTCACTCGGGTGAGCTACTGCGACAAATTGGCTTCAATGAGCATACAGCGCCTGAGTATGCGCTGGGTGATAGTGTTGGGCGGCGTAGTGACCAGTATTCATTGGCATCAACGGTTTATTGGCTGCTGACAGGCGCGTTACCCTATAAGTTGACGCCTAACCGACTACGCAGCCATACGGATCTTGAAGAACTCAGCTACCGAAGTGCTCGCGCGACCAATCCAGAAATATCGCCTGAACTTGATGATGCGTTACGTCGCGCCCTAGACCCTCAGCGTGCGCTGCGCTTTAGAAGGCTCTCCGAATTTCTTCATGCGTTAAGAGTTCCTTTGGGTCGTGCATCTAGCCGTGAGGAACCGCGCCAAGAATCACGGCGTTTTTGGCAGGGCGTGGCGGGTATTCTGTTGCTGCTCCTCGTACTTTCCTGGCTATTGCGCTAG
- a CDS encoding 6-phosphofructokinase — MAQHNAFYAQSGGVTAVINASACGVIEACRQAPDQIGKVYAGHNGIIGALTEDLIDVTQESDASIAALRHTPGGAFGSCRYKLKDIDTHRAQYERLIEVFKAHDIRYFFYNGGGDSADTCLKVSQLSEKLGYPLTAIHVPKTVDNDLPITDNSPGFGSVAKYIATSTLEASLDIASMCATSTKVFVLEVMGRHAGWIAAAGGLAGESEGEPPHLIIFPEISFDRKAVMARVEECVQKYGYCVIVVSEGARYEDGTFLADAGNTDAFGHRQLGGVAPTLAGMVKQDLGYKYHWAVADYLQRAARHLASKTDVEQAYAVGREAVTLALAGKNAMMPAIRRISQEPYQWDVISAPLSQVANQEKFMPRDFISENGFAITPACRAYLSPLIQGEDFPPFENGLPKVAKLKLAKVEQKLPKFTL; from the coding sequence ATGGCCCAGCATAATGCCTTTTACGCCCAGTCCGGTGGCGTTACCGCCGTCATCAATGCCAGCGCCTGCGGCGTTATCGAAGCTTGCAGACAAGCGCCCGACCAGATTGGCAAGGTATATGCCGGTCATAACGGCATTATCGGCGCCTTAACGGAAGACCTCATTGATGTGACTCAAGAGAGCGATGCGTCCATTGCTGCCTTGCGCCACACGCCTGGCGGTGCATTTGGCTCCTGCCGCTATAAGTTGAAAGATATTGATACTCACCGTGCTCAATATGAACGCTTAATCGAGGTCTTCAAAGCCCACGATATTCGTTACTTCTTCTACAATGGCGGCGGTGATAGCGCAGACACCTGCCTGAAGGTGTCTCAACTGTCTGAAAAGCTTGGCTACCCGTTGACAGCGATTCATGTACCGAAAACCGTTGATAACGACCTGCCGATTACTGATAACAGCCCAGGGTTTGGCAGCGTTGCCAAGTATATTGCCACTTCTACGCTTGAAGCCTCGCTGGATATTGCATCCATGTGCGCAACATCTACTAAGGTGTTCGTCCTGGAAGTCATGGGCCGTCATGCTGGCTGGATTGCAGCGGCGGGTGGTTTAGCGGGAGAAAGTGAAGGCGAACCGCCCCATTTGATTATCTTTCCTGAAATTTCATTTGACCGTAAAGCGGTCATGGCGCGCGTTGAAGAGTGCGTTCAGAAATACGGTTACTGTGTCATCGTTGTCTCTGAAGGCGCACGCTATGAAGATGGCACCTTTCTTGCCGATGCTGGCAATACAGATGCCTTTGGTCACCGTCAATTAGGTGGCGTAGCACCAACACTTGCAGGCATGGTGAAGCAAGACCTTGGCTACAAATATCACTGGGCAGTTGCTGATTATTTACAGCGTGCCGCGCGCCACTTGGCTTCTAAGACCGACGTTGAGCAAGCCTATGCCGTGGGCCGCGAGGCAGTAACATTAGCGCTCGCGGGCAAAAATGCCATGATGCCTGCCATACGCCGTATTTCACAGGAGCCCTATCAGTGGGATGTGATCTCGGCCCCACTGTCGCAAGTGGCCAACCAAGAAAAATTCATGCCCCGGGACTTTATCAGCGAAAACGGATTTGCGATTACGCCAGCCTGCCGAGCATATCTCTCTCCGCTCATCCAGGGCGAAGATTTTCCACCGTTTGAAAATGGCCTGCCAAAGGTAGCCAAGCTGAAACTTGCAAAAGTTGAGCAAAAACTGCCTAAATTTACACTGTAA
- the rnt gene encoding ribonuclease T, whose product MSEAFARELMAERFRSYLPVVIDLETGGFNSQSDAVLEIAAVTLTMDPDGNLLPDATYAYHIHPFEGANVEQSALDFTGINLDDPLRRQVALSESEALGEIFRPIRKSIKAHGCSRAILVGHNAAFDHGFLNAAANRCSVKRNPFHPFSSFDTATLAGFVYGQTVLARACRAAGIEFDNKSAHSARYDTERTAELFCAMVNRYKDLGGWRLAQQEQELDDSE is encoded by the coding sequence ATGAGCGAGGCATTTGCCCGCGAATTGATGGCCGAACGTTTTCGCAGTTATCTGCCGGTTGTCATTGATTTAGAAACGGGTGGGTTTAACTCCCAAAGTGACGCAGTACTCGAAATTGCCGCCGTGACGCTCACCATGGATCCTGACGGTAACTTATTACCCGATGCCACTTATGCGTATCACATCCATCCGTTCGAAGGCGCAAACGTTGAACAGTCTGCCCTTGATTTCACAGGCATTAATCTTGACGACCCGCTACGTCGCCAAGTGGCGCTAAGCGAATCTGAAGCGCTAGGTGAAATTTTTCGTCCTATCCGAAAATCAATCAAGGCACACGGCTGCTCACGGGCAATACTCGTTGGTCACAATGCCGCCTTTGATCATGGTTTTCTCAATGCAGCGGCGAATCGCTGTAGCGTAAAGCGGAACCCGTTTCACCCCTTTTCCAGCTTTGATACAGCAACGTTAGCGGGCTTTGTGTACGGTCAAACAGTGCTTGCCCGTGCTTGCCGCGCGGCAGGTATCGAATTTGATAACAAATCTGCCCATTCGGCCCGCTATGATACCGAACGTACAGCAGAGCTCTTTTGTGCGATGGTCAATCGCTATAAAGACTTAGGGGGATGGCGGCTAGCTCAGCAGGAGCAGGAGCTGGACGACAGCGAGTAA
- a CDS encoding argininosuccinate synthase, translating into MSDVKKVVLAYSGGLDTSVIVKWLQETYNCEVVTFTADIGQGEEVEPARAKAQALGVKEIYIEDLREEFVRDYVFPMFRANTIYEGEYLLGTSIARPLIAKRLIEIANETGADAISHGATGKGNDQVRFELGGYALKPGVKVIAPWRLWDLTSREKLMAYCEEHKIPVDFSNKKKKSPYSMDANLLHISYEGGILEDPWAEAEEDMWRWSVSPEAAPEQPTYVELTFENGDIVAIDGEALKPHEVLEKLNKLGGDNGIGRLDIVENRYVGMKSRGCYETPGGTIMLRAHRAIESLTLDREEAHLKDQLMPKYAEVIYNGYWWSPERRMLQAAIDETQKNVAGVVRMKLYKGNATVVGRKSDQSLFDESIATFEDDAGAYDQKDAEGFIKLNALRLRIAAGKGRQQS; encoded by the coding sequence ATGTCCGATGTCAAAAAGGTTGTGCTGGCGTATTCAGGCGGCCTGGACACATCCGTTATCGTTAAGTGGTTGCAAGAGACCTACAACTGCGAGGTAGTGACCTTTACAGCCGACATCGGTCAAGGTGAAGAAGTCGAGCCCGCACGCGCTAAAGCTCAAGCACTAGGTGTTAAAGAGATCTACATCGAAGACCTTCGCGAGGAGTTTGTTCGCGACTATGTCTTCCCAATGTTCCGAGCAAACACCATCTATGAAGGCGAGTATTTACTCGGCACCTCTATCGCTCGTCCGTTGATTGCTAAGCGCTTGATTGAAATTGCTAATGAGACGGGGGCAGATGCCATTTCTCACGGTGCAACGGGTAAAGGTAACGATCAGGTTCGTTTTGAATTGGGTGGCTACGCACTCAAACCGGGTGTGAAGGTTATTGCTCCTTGGCGTCTGTGGGATCTCACTTCTCGTGAGAAGTTGATGGCCTACTGCGAAGAGCACAAAATTCCCGTTGATTTTTCGAATAAAAAGAAAAAATCACCGTATTCCATGGATGCCAACCTGCTGCATATTTCTTATGAAGGCGGCATTTTGGAAGACCCATGGGCCGAAGCAGAAGAAGACATGTGGCGTTGGAGCGTTTCTCCCGAAGCCGCGCCTGAGCAGCCTACTTATGTAGAGCTGACCTTTGAAAATGGCGATATTGTGGCCATCGATGGTGAAGCACTTAAGCCTCATGAAGTGCTTGAAAAGCTTAACAAGCTAGGGGGCGATAACGGTATTGGCCGCCTAGACATTGTTGAAAACCGCTACGTCGGTATGAAGTCCCGTGGCTGTTACGAAACGCCTGGGGGCACGATCATGCTCCGCGCTCACCGCGCTATCGAGTCACTGACCCTTGACCGTGAAGAAGCACACTTGAAAGATCAACTGATGCCTAAATACGCAGAAGTGATCTATAACGGTTATTGGTGGAGCCCTGAGCGCCGTATGCTGCAAGCGGCGATCGACGAAACGCAGAAAAACGTAGCGGGCGTTGTTCGCATGAAACTCTACAAAGGCAATGCAACGGTTGTGGGGCGTAAGTCAGACCAGTCGTTGTTTGATGAGTCTATTGCAACATTTGAAGATGATGCAGGCGCGTACGATCAAAAAGACGCAGAAGGCTTTATTAAGCTGAATGCATTACGTCTTCGTATTGCTGCCGGTAAAGGTCGTCAACAGAGCTAA
- a CDS encoding HlyU family transcriptional regulator yields the protein MFKKLFSGLLGGAGAGDAEGSTKAAEPVEYKEYLIVSQPDNQSGQFRVSGWIRKLDGEGVTHEHRFERSDMLPGRDACDAMMVAKAQRFIDEVGEDMFTPDPRNASEA from the coding sequence ATGTTTAAAAAACTATTTTCTGGCCTGTTGGGTGGCGCGGGTGCGGGAGACGCGGAAGGAAGCACCAAAGCGGCCGAGCCAGTTGAATATAAAGAGTATTTAATTGTATCTCAGCCTGATAACCAAAGCGGACAATTTCGAGTTAGTGGCTGGATTCGTAAGTTAGATGGCGAAGGCGTTACTCACGAGCATCGCTTTGAGCGCTCTGACATGCTGCCGGGTCGTGACGCCTGCGATGCAATGATGGTCGCTAAAGCGCAGCGCTTTATTGATGAAGTGGGTGAGGATATGTTTACGCCTGATCCTCGCAATGCCAGCGAAGCCTAG
- a CDS encoding DUF294 nucleotidyltransferase-like domain-containing protein, with the protein MRIVYRASPWRSLVSLGGSLDTSTLTAPLRDFHANACLFKPSLSDAYAAQLSFVETLVRYDLPAWRISELISDHNAWLYRQSIAMALDEMQAQGWGKPPVDYCVLTLGSAARFESLLGPDQDNALIIGDYPDARHVEIDGYFQALGERFTQRLDEAGIPLCRGHVMARWPMWRKRLSEWQQQFEIWSADRQVKRVQQTNIWLDFYPVAGNAELAQTLGQWVRSTLSNAPLFMNEMAMLLDELPVALDRFGRIASHPALAAPHDQAVDLKHQGLMPLISAARLLCVRYQRSEIGTRERLAALAHFTSALTKEQSNLLLAAFNRMQHLLLEQQRHNKSHGQTADGWVDLRRLRDDERLLLKFDLQQIKAFVNQVNKA; encoded by the coding sequence ATGCGCATCGTATACCGTGCTTCACCTTGGCGCTCCTTGGTTAGTCTTGGCGGTTCGTTGGACACCTCAACGCTAACCGCACCATTACGCGATTTTCACGCGAATGCCTGTCTCTTTAAACCGTCCTTATCTGACGCCTATGCTGCACAGCTCTCTTTTGTTGAGACATTGGTGCGTTATGACCTGCCTGCTTGGCGTATTAGTGAACTCATCAGTGACCACAATGCTTGGCTTTATCGTCAATCGATTGCAATGGCGCTGGATGAGATGCAGGCACAAGGATGGGGGAAACCGCCGGTCGATTACTGTGTTCTGACGCTTGGTTCGGCGGCTCGCTTTGAAAGCTTATTGGGTCCTGATCAGGACAACGCACTAATTATTGGCGACTACCCTGATGCTAGACACGTTGAAATTGATGGCTATTTTCAGGCACTAGGCGAACGTTTTACACAACGTTTAGATGAGGCAGGCATTCCGCTTTGCCGTGGCCATGTTATGGCGCGCTGGCCAATGTGGCGCAAACGTCTGAGTGAATGGCAGCAGCAATTTGAAATTTGGAGTGCTGACCGTCAGGTTAAGCGGGTACAGCAAACCAATATATGGCTCGATTTTTATCCTGTGGCAGGGAACGCTGAGCTTGCACAGACGTTAGGCCAATGGGTGCGCTCCACACTCTCGAACGCGCCTTTATTCATGAATGAAATGGCGATGTTGCTGGATGAGTTGCCGGTGGCGCTTGACCGATTTGGCCGCATCGCTTCACATCCTGCATTAGCCGCTCCTCATGACCAAGCGGTCGATCTTAAGCATCAGGGTTTGATGCCGTTAATTAGCGCTGCCCGGTTGCTCTGTGTGCGGTACCAGCGAAGTGAGATAGGCACTCGTGAACGGTTAGCGGCGCTCGCTCATTTCACTAGTGCGTTGACGAAGGAGCAATCGAACTTACTGCTAGCCGCTTTTAACCGTATGCAGCACTTGCTTCTAGAGCAGCAGCGCCACAATAAGTCTCACGGGCAAACAGCAGACGGATGGGTGGACCTGCGACGTCTTCGTGATGATGAGCGATTACTGCTGAAGTTTGATTTGCAGCAGATCAAAGCGTTTGTTAATCAGGTAAATAAGGCATAA
- a CDS encoding type VI secretion system Vgr family protein, with product MAQGTGLQFTLSLPGAKDTAVVRSIHREALSEPFVLSVEFASRTHDLSPSDCLDQNATLTIWQDGEPLRRVHGIVSEFHRGDRGHRRSFYRVEIRPALWRLSLRHNARIFQDIAPFDAITTLADERGLIDMGVAATREPAEREFLVQYRETDLAFIERLAAEEGYFYFHEFENADGGQHRLVFADASIMLPNIGERTYHGRAGGTPPQRHLRKLRQVSRVRPASATLKDYSFKNPAYAQRHQHEARDLEAHAQREDYEHFDYPGRYKKDASGKLFTRHRLEALRADATTAEAESDLPELAPGLCFTLTGHDTESLNQEWQVVSVVHYGEQPQALEEDAAGGDGMTRYHNEVVIMPRDQPFRPTPTPKPRVDGPQVAFVVGPEDEEIYCDEHGRVKVQFPWDRYAEPNETASCWVRVAQGWAGGGYGSMAIPRIGHEVIVSFLEGDPDQPLITGRTYHAVNVPPYPLPEHKTRTVLRTQSHHSDGFNELRFDDKTDQEQIWLHAQKDLELLTLNDRTEEIRRHSHLTVHHDRLSEIHHDDHLTVHGQRFEHTKGAQHLTVEGTMHMRAGQAWLSESGRELHIKAGQKAVLEADGEITIRAGGSFIKLSASGITIVGPKVKINAGGSPGRGSGQAAAAPLLPGYAVAEVHERIAPVSQRSLPKVCEECWKKALTEGQSAIPGETL from the coding sequence ATGGCACAGGGAACGGGCCTACAATTCACCCTCTCGCTACCCGGAGCGAAGGACACGGCGGTGGTGCGTTCTATCCACCGCGAGGCGCTGTCAGAGCCGTTTGTGCTCTCGGTGGAATTTGCCAGCCGTACCCATGACCTGTCGCCCTCTGATTGTTTGGATCAGAATGCCACCCTGACGATCTGGCAGGATGGCGAGCCGCTGCGCCGCGTGCATGGCATCGTCAGTGAGTTTCATCGCGGTGACCGTGGTCACCGCCGCAGCTTTTATCGTGTCGAGATCCGCCCCGCCCTGTGGCGGCTCTCGCTGCGTCACAACGCACGTATCTTCCAAGACATCGCGCCGTTTGATGCCATCACCACCCTGGCCGATGAGCGCGGTCTTATCGACATGGGCGTGGCGGCCACCCGCGAGCCCGCCGAGCGTGAGTTTCTGGTTCAGTACCGCGAGACGGATCTGGCCTTTATTGAGCGCTTAGCTGCCGAAGAGGGTTATTTCTACTTTCACGAGTTTGAGAATGCGGATGGCGGTCAACACCGTTTGGTGTTTGCTGATGCCTCGATCATGCTGCCCAACATCGGCGAGCGCACCTACCACGGCCGTGCGGGCGGCACACCGCCCCAGCGCCACCTGCGCAAGCTGCGTCAGGTCAGCCGCGTGCGTCCTGCCTCGGCCACGCTCAAGGATTACAGCTTTAAGAACCCCGCCTATGCACAGCGTCACCAGCATGAGGCTCGCGACCTGGAAGCACATGCCCAGCGGGAGGATTACGAACACTTCGATTACCCAGGGCGCTATAAAAAAGACGCCTCCGGCAAGCTGTTTACCCGCCACCGCCTGGAAGCGCTGCGCGCTGATGCTACCACCGCCGAGGCGGAGAGTGACTTACCTGAACTGGCCCCCGGCCTGTGCTTTACCCTCACCGGCCACGACACGGAAAGCTTGAACCAGGAATGGCAAGTGGTCTCGGTGGTGCACTACGGGGAACAGCCCCAGGCCCTGGAAGAAGATGCCGCAGGGGGTGACGGCATGACCCGCTACCACAACGAGGTGGTAATCATGCCGCGGGATCAACCCTTTCGCCCGACGCCCACCCCCAAGCCCCGAGTCGATGGCCCTCAGGTGGCGTTCGTGGTCGGGCCAGAGGACGAAGAGATCTACTGCGACGAACATGGCCGCGTTAAAGTGCAATTTCCCTGGGACCGCTACGCCGAACCCAACGAGACCGCCAGTTGCTGGGTACGGGTTGCCCAAGGCTGGGCAGGCGGCGGCTACGGCAGTATGGCGATACCGCGGATCGGCCATGAGGTTATTGTCTCGTTTTTAGAAGGCGACCCAGATCAACCGCTGATTACTGGCCGCACCTACCACGCCGTGAACGTGCCGCCTTATCCCTTGCCGGAACACAAAACCCGTACCGTCTTGCGCACCCAGAGTCACCACAGTGACGGCTTCAACGAACTGCGCTTTGACGACAAAACCGATCAAGAGCAGATCTGGCTCCACGCCCAAAAAGACCTGGAACTGCTGACCCTCAACGACCGCACCGAAGAAATCCGCCGACATAGCCACCTCACCGTTCACCACGACCGCCTCAGCGAGATCCACCACGATGATCACCTGACGGTACACGGCCAGCGCTTTGAACACACCAAAGGCGCCCAACACTTAACCGTGGAAGGCACCATGCATATGCGGGCTGGGCAGGCGTGGCTGAGTGAAAGTGGCCGAGAACTGCATATTAAGGCGGGTCAAAAAGCGGTACTTGAAGCCGATGGTGAAATCACCATCAGGGCGGGTGGCAGCTTTATCAAGCTAAGTGCCAGCGGCATCACCATCGTTGGCCCCAAGGTTAAGATCAACGCGGGTGGCAGCCCTGGGCGAGGGAGTGGTCAGGCGGCAGCTGCGCCACTTTTACCTGGGTACGCAGTAGCAGAAGTGCATGAGCGTATAGCACCTGTTTCACAGCGTTCGCTGCCAAAGGTCTGTGAAGAGTGCTGGAAAAAAGCGCTAACCGAAGGACAGAGTGCGATCCCTGGAGAAACACTGTGA
- a CDS encoding DUF4123 domain-containing protein, translated as MNTDLVPPWQSSKSTQALEVQRYALIELAHLTLAARMTLFDEVVSSDYCWPLIDDADQPHLKREGPWLLEMPHINLVKLQRLEGITCALHGWIESPLNGGELASDLAPAMVVESPQKQRSLLRFYLPSVITQLYKDALDNPANALFKGISGWWYRDEASGWAMLKGKTSPTHLAPWQLSVSEACWKSLHGDPEVMQLAAELVELSPSLFKGICVCERPRQVAKALIQADDHGLITTNDRRAFTYVQLSEGDDAWVSAERLDLLQRATSGEATLVDLLAIHSQQATPC; from the coding sequence GTGAATACTGATCTCGTTCCGCCATGGCAGAGTTCCAAATCGACACAAGCGCTTGAGGTTCAGCGCTATGCGTTGATAGAGCTAGCTCATCTGACGCTAGCTGCAAGAATGACACTGTTCGATGAGGTTGTTAGCAGTGACTACTGCTGGCCGTTGATCGACGATGCGGATCAACCGCACCTGAAGCGAGAAGGCCCATGGCTGCTAGAGATGCCTCATATCAATCTCGTTAAATTACAGCGGCTTGAAGGTATAACGTGTGCTTTGCACGGCTGGATAGAAAGTCCACTTAACGGGGGGGAGCTAGCGAGCGACTTGGCACCTGCTATGGTGGTGGAAAGCCCGCAAAAGCAGCGCTCATTGCTAAGGTTTTACCTTCCAAGTGTGATTACCCAACTATATAAAGATGCGCTTGATAATCCGGCGAATGCGCTATTTAAAGGTATCAGCGGCTGGTGGTACCGAGACGAAGCATCCGGTTGGGCGATGTTGAAGGGAAAAACATCACCAACCCACCTTGCTCCGTGGCAGTTGAGCGTGAGTGAAGCCTGTTGGAAATCCCTGCACGGTGATCCCGAGGTTATGCAATTGGCTGCTGAATTAGTCGAGCTTTCACCGTCATTGTTTAAGGGCATATGTGTTTGCGAACGGCCTCGACAGGTAGCCAAAGCGCTTATTCAAGCAGATGACCACGGGCTGATCACGACTAACGACAGAAGAGCGTTTACCTACGTGCAGTTAAGCGAAGGAGACGATGCCTGGGTTTCCGCGGAAAGGCTGGATTTATTGCAACGCGCTACCAGTGGTGAAGCTACGCTGGTTGATTTATTGGCAATCCATTCTCAGCAGGCCACGCCATGCTAG
- a CDS encoding DUF3304 domain-containing protein, with protein MSAYSWGSSTCCWSFKGDPVEVVWILDVTPENIEAGLEEEKHSVTLPMPDYSQEDQYLHVHFLPDNQVDLVWSEDIRSPKFEQYRGSGAN; from the coding sequence ATGAGTGCCTACTCGTGGGGTAGTTCCACCTGTTGCTGGTCTTTTAAAGGCGATCCGGTTGAGGTGGTGTGGATCCTAGACGTTACCCCAGAGAATATCGAAGCAGGGTTAGAAGAAGAAAAGCACAGCGTCACGCTACCGATGCCTGACTATAGCCAAGAAGATCAATACCTGCATGTGCATTTTTTACCTGATAACCAGGTGGATTTAGTGTGGAGCGAAGATATTCGTTCGCCAAAATTTGAGCAGTATCGTGGTTCAGGAGCTAATTGA
- a CDS encoding DUF2235 domain-containing protein, which yields MDQTTIENICSLNSRSVNSYSDRLGTDCRQVLDIGFFFDGMSRNLEADLPNNRVSNIGRLFLAYPSEEESKLATPFRRLYYPGLGTTFDTSLSEDVTGAARRAPGEARDTAEGRLRSSGLEGAGEAVSSSRNGPWYEVFGRTFKVSVTQPWNWVKQARDSVVRTGFEAVAPLRDTSVAANLLIMSGFFLQGANTRTRNDLRC from the coding sequence ATGGATCAGACGACCATTGAGAATATATGCTCATTAAATTCAAGAAGTGTGAATAGCTATTCAGATCGTTTAGGGACTGACTGTCGTCAAGTGCTAGATATAGGGTTTTTCTTTGATGGGATGTCAAGAAACTTAGAAGCAGATCTACCAAATAATAGAGTTAGCAACATTGGGCGTTTATTTTTAGCTTATCCTTCAGAGGAAGAGAGTAAGCTTGCTACCCCGTTTCGTAGACTCTACTACCCTGGCCTGGGAACCACGTTTGACACCAGCCTTTCCGAAGACGTGACAGGGGCGGCGCGGCGAGCTCCTGGCGAGGCTCGCGATACCGCTGAAGGGCGGTTGCGCTCTAGCGGCCTGGAAGGCGCAGGCGAGGCGGTATCCAGTAGCCGTAATGGTCCATGGTACGAGGTGTTTGGACGTACGTTTAAGGTGTCGGTTACCCAGCCTTGGAACTGGGTCAAGCAAGCCAGAGACAGTGTTGTTCGTACTGGCTTTGAGGCGGTGGCGCCGCTCCGTGACACCTCCGTTGCCGCTAACCTATTAATAATGAGTGGCTTCTTTCTGCAGGGAGCTAATACGCGAACAAGGAATGATTTGCGATGCTAG
- a CDS encoding DUF3304 domain-containing protein, which yields MLVRWAIRRYMDLLPVWLQVVLVGLVVVWLGWGMLFDTSKSGSLMGHNHTDRPVGSFWVDGNWGGNLFAYSGGLYTGGGTTCCWSFKGDTIEVVWILSVTGEQKRQGLEQERHSVTLPMPDYSQEDRRLHVHFLPDNKVELAWSPDLQSPLSPRLQKELHND from the coding sequence ATGCTAGTGCGTTGGGCAATTCGCCGTTATATGGATCTGTTACCCGTGTGGTTACAGGTGGTGTTAGTGGGCTTGGTAGTGGTCTGGCTCGGGTGGGGCATGCTGTTTGATACCTCAAAAAGTGGCTCTTTAATGGGACATAATCATACTGATAGGCCCGTTGGTAGTTTCTGGGTTGATGGTAACTGGGGGGGGAATCTATTTGCTTATTCTGGAGGCTTATACACAGGGGGGGGGACGACCTGCTGTTGGTCTTTTAAAGGCGACACGATTGAGGTTGTGTGGATATTAAGTGTGACAGGAGAGCAGAAGCGGCAAGGCTTAGAGCAAGAAAGACACAGTGTCACGCTACCGATGCCTGACTATAGCCAAGAAGATCGGCGGCTTCACGTGCATTTTCTACCTGACAATAAAGTTGAGCTTGCCTGGAGTCCAGATTTGCAATCGCCGTTGTCACCCCGGCTTCAAAAGGAATTACATAATGATTGA